Proteins encoded within one genomic window of Lampris incognitus isolate fLamInc1 chromosome 1, fLamInc1.hap2, whole genome shotgun sequence:
- the LOC130122200 gene encoding rho-related BTB domain-containing protein 2-like, which produces MEPFSSRLPADPLHHFLMLRSQLPDSDMDYERPNVETIKCVVVGDNAVGKTRLICARACNATLTQYQLLATHVPTVWAIDQYRVCQEVLERSRDVVDDVSVSLRLWDTFGDHHKDRRFAYGRSDVVVLCFSIANPNSLYHVKTMWYPEIKHFCPRAPVILVGCQLDLRYADLEAVNRARRPLARPIKSNEILPPERGREVAKELGVPYYETSVVAQFGVKDVFDNAIRAALISRRHLQFWKSHLRNVQRPLLQAPFLPPKPPPPIITVPPPPTTTEEHPGRLLEDPHCADVILVLQERQKIFAHKIYLATSSSKFYDLFIMETQPEENERPPRGLSGRELLMRAASFDVCESSDDGDRANLRACTSDGTLRDTEGSRRGRLLASWSRAFVSIQEELVDDPVTYSPRPMTVVHMDQSMQLGPFRAVLRYLYTGQLDEHEKELMHIAHIAELLEVFDLRMMVANILNNEAFMNQEITKAFHVRRTNRVKECLAKGTFSDVVFKLDDGTIMAHKPLLISSCDWMAAMFGGPFVESCTKEVLFPNTTRSCMRAVLEYLYTGRFCSRPDLDAMELIVLANRLCLPHLVALTELYTVTVLMEAAMMGTDIDGDVLAYLDMAQFHCAQQLTGWCLHHICTNYNSVCRKFPRDMKAKSAENQEYFEKHRWPPVWYLKEDDHYQRARKERDKEDYLYQRRQCKRKWLFWNLPSSPSSNSPSSGSSAVI; this is translated from the exons ATGGAGCCCTTCTCGTCTCGTCTACCGGCCGATCCGCTTCACCACTTCCTCATGCTGCG GTCCCAGTTACCAGATTCTGATATGGACTATGAGAGGCCCAACGTTGAAACCATCAAGTGTGTGGTGGTGGGAGACAATGCCGTTGGGAAGACCCGCCTTATCTGTGCCCGGGCCTGCAATGCCACGCTCACTCAGTACCAGTTACTTGCAACACATGTGCCCACAGTGTGGGCAATAGACCAGTACAGAGTGTGCCAGGAG GTACTAGAGCGCTCCAGGGATGTTGTGGATGATGTCAGTGTGTCCCTTCGCCTCTGGGATACATTTGGAGACCATCATAAGGACCGGCGTTTTGCATATGGCAG GTCTGATGTGGTGGTGCTGTGTTTCTCCATTGCCAACCCCAACTCTCTTTACCACGTCAAGACCATGTGGTACCCTGAAATCAAGCACTTCTGCCCCCGTGCTCCGGTCATCTTGGTGGGCTGTCAGCTGGACCTGCGCTATGCAGATTTGGAGGCAGTCAACAGGGCTCGAAGGCCCTTAGCAAG ACCCATTAAATCCAACGAGATCCTGCCTCCAGAGAGAGGCCGTGAGGTGGCCAAGGAGTTGGGGGTGCCGTACTATGAGACGAGTGTCGTAGCTCAGTTTGGAGTTAAGGACGTCTTCGATAATGCTATTCGAGCTGCACTAATTTCACGACGCCACCTACAGTTTTGGAAATCTCACTTACGAAATGTTCAGCGCCCCCTCCTTCAGGCCCCCTTCTTGCCCCCCAAACCTCCCCCACCAATAATCACTGTACCCCCTCCCCCAACCACCACAGAGGAGCATCCAGGACGTCTTCTGGAGGACCCGCATTGTGCTGATGTCATCCTGGTCCTACAGGAGCGACAGAAAATCTTTGCGCACAAGATATACTTGGCTACATCCTCTTCCAAGTTCTATGACCTCTTTATCATGGAGACGCAACCTGAGGAGAACGAGAGGCCACCACGCGGTCTCTCCGGCCGAGAGCTGCTGATGCGTGCTGCCAGTTTTGATGTATGTGAGAGTAGTGATGATGGGGACAGAGCCAACCTACGGGCTTGCACTAGCGATGGCACCCTGAGGGACACTGAAGGGAGCCGGCGGGGTAGATTGCTTGCCTCGTGGAGCAGAGCCTTTGTCAGCATCCAGGAGGAGTTGGTGGATGACCCGGTGACCTACAGCCCCAGGCCCATGACCGTAGTGCACATGGACCAGTCCATGCAGCTTGGTCCGTTTCGTGCGGTGCTTCGTTACCTGTACACAGGCCAGCTGGACGAGCACGAAAAGGAGCTGATGCACATTGCACACATCGCTGAGCTGCTGGAGGTCTTTGACCTGAGGATGATGGTGGCAAACATACTGAACAATGAAGCCTTCATGAATCAGGAGATCACCAAAGCCTTCCATGTACGGCGCACCAACAGAGTCAAAGAGTGCTTGGCCAAAGGCACCTTCTCTG ATGTAGTGTTCAAGCTAGACGATGGGACGATCATGGCCCATAAGCCCTTACTCATTTCGAGTTGTGACTGGATGGCAGCTATGTTTGGCGGTCCTTTCGTGGAGAGCTGCACCAAAGAG GTGCTGTTCCCCAATACGACTCGCAGCTGTATGAGAGCTGTGCTGGAATATCTCTATACCGGGCGGTTCTGTTCCCGACCTGACCTAGATGCAATGGAGCTCATTGTTCTTGCAAACCGTCTTTGCCTCCCCCACTTGGTTGCACTGACAG AACTGTACACGGTAACGGTGTTGATGGAGGCGGCAATGATGGGGACCGATATCGACGGAGACGTTCTGGCGTACCTGGATATGGCCCAG TTCCACTGTGCCCAGCAGCTCACTGGGTGGTGCCTTCACCACATCTGCACCAACTATAACAGCGTATGCCGCAAATTTCCCCGAGACATGAAGGCCAAGTCTGCAG AGAACCAGGAGTATTTCGAAAAGCACCGCTGGCCGCCGGTGTGGTACCTGAAGGAGGATGACCACTACCAAAGAGCACGCAAAGAGCGCGACAAGGAAGACTACCTGTACCAGAGACGACAGTGTAAACGCAAGTGGTTGTTCTGGAACCTtccttcctccccctcctccaactCTCCTTCTTCTGGCTCGTCCGCGGTCATCTGA